Part of the Methylomonas sp. AM2-LC genome, AAGTTTGGCCAGTTCCATTTGTTTTTCGCGCTCTATGAATCGTGCTTTTCGCTCAGGCGCAACATTGTCATAACAATTTGGACAGCTAACCCCGTGCTGATATTTATCACTGGCTTTATCGTTTTCAGTAATCGGCAGGCGGCAAGCGTTACACTGATCATGTGTGCCTTTTTCAAGCTGTAAATTAACGGTTACCCGCTCATCAAATACAAAGCACTCACCTTCCCAAAGTGTTTCTTGTTCGGGTACTTCCTCCAGATATTTTAATATGCCGCCTTTAAGATGATAAACCTCTTCAAAACCTTGTTCTTTTAAGTAGGCTGTCGATTTTTCACAGCGTATGCCGCCAGTACAAAACATGGCGATTTTCTTATGTTTATTGTTATCAAGATGGTCTTTTGCGTATTGAGGAAATTCCCGAAAACTCTGTAGATGCGGATTTATGGCGTGTTTAAAGCTACCTACCTTAATTTCATAGTCGTTACGGGTGTCTACCACTATCACTTCAGGGTCTTGGATGAGTTGGTTCCAATCCTTAGGATCAACATAAGTACCCACTACCCGTTTAGGATCAATATTTTCCACCCCCATGGTGACTATCTCTTTTTTGAGTTTTACTTTGGGGCGGTTGAAAGGTGTCTTGTCGGTCAAAGATTCCTTACAATCCAAATCTTGCAGGCGGGGATCGTTTCGCAGCCAGTCCAGTACTGCATCAATTCCCTGACGTGAGCCTGCTATTGTGCCGTTGATGCCCTCTTCGGCCAATAACAAGGTGCCGCGTACCTGATGGGTTTCCATAAGGTCAAAGAGTGGTTGACGCAATGCATAGAAATTTTCCAAGCTAACAAATTTATACAAAGCGCATACAACAATCGGTGACATTTATATTCCTTGGATTTAGACTAGAACGAAGGTTATTTGAAAAAAGAATGGAAATTGCTATTTTAACTTCAATTCGTATAACTATTTAATAGACGGATGCGTTTTTTGTAAGATATGCCGACGCTTGGCGACGCATCATCCGCGACAGGCTTAATTTTAGGTTGCGCAGAGCAACGCAAAGCCCAACATTACAAAGCAGATGAGTTTTAGTTATTATAAGCCTTAAAAAATAAATTATTATCTTCAGGTTTATAGCTGCGATCGTTTGGCATCCTGTCGTCAGCCCAACCTTACTTGTTACTGACTTTAAAATACCATCCGTTCAGGTGCCACACGCAATACTTCTTCAATGGTACTTAGTCCGGCGGCAACTTTTTCGGCACCACTTAAGCGCAAGGGGCGCATACCTTCGCGCACAGCTTGTTTTGCTAATAAACTGGAATCGGTACTTTCGAGTATCAATTTTTGCAGAGTGGCACTGTTTTCAAAAATTTCGTAGATACCAATACGACCAGAATAACCGGTGTTGCGGCATTCCTTACAGCCTACTGCTTTATAAATTTGTTTGGGTGATGCTACTTTAAATGGCTCTACCAACACCAGCCATTGCTCCAATTCTACCGGAACGGCCACCTTACAATGGTGACATAACACCCTGATCAAACGTTGCGCCATAATACCAATCACGGTTTGCTGGATCAAATAATAAGGCACACCCAGATTAAGTAAGCGGGTTATAGACGAGGGTGCGTTATTGGTATGCAAAGTAGATATCACCAAGTGACCTGTCAGAGAGGCCTGAACAGCCATTTCTGCGGCTTCTAGATCGCGAATCTCGCCCACCATAATAATATCTGGATCTTGCCTTAGCAGTGTGCGGATACCCGACGCAAAATCCAACCCTATATTGGTTTGCACCTGCATTTGGTTAAATGTAGGCTCTATCTGCTCTATAGGGTCTTCAATGGTGCATAGATTGATTTCAGGTGTTGCCAGACGTTTAAGCGTAGAGTACAGCGTGGTAGTCTTTCCAGACCCCGTTGGACCAGTCACCAGAATAATTCCGTGACTACGCTCGGTCATACGTTCCCAAATTGCAAGCTCCTGCTTATTAAAACCCAATTGCTCATAGTTTCGTAATAACACTTCAGGATCAAATATCCGCATTACCAGTTTTTCACCAAAGGCAGTGGGCATGGTGGATAAACGCAATTCAATTTCCTTACCTTGTGCATTTTGGGTTTTAATGCGCCCATCTTGTGGTAAGCGTTTCTCAGCGATATTCATCCTGCCTAGAATTTTTAGCCGACTCAATACCGCATTCATAATAGGCATGGGGAATTGATAAACTTGATGTAATACACCATCAATACGAAAGCGTACATTGCCTTGCAGTCGGCGTGGCTCGATATGAATATCGCTGGCACGTTGATCAAAAGCGTATTGAAACAACCAGCTAACCAAATTAACCACATGCTGGTTATTAGCATCCAGATCGGTAGCATTACTAAGCTCTACCAACTGTTCAAAGTTTTGACCAATACCGCGATAGGTTTCGTTTGAGGTTTGTATTCCCGCGCCTTTTAAAGACTTGGAAAAATTATAAAACTCCTCTATATAACGTTTGATTTCATCTGGATTGGCAAAGACGCAACGTATCGTTCCATGATGCATTTTTGCCAAATCCTGTTGCCAGGTTCTTACAAATGGTTCGGCTGTGGCAATAACCACTTCATCTTCACTAATGGCGATGGGCAAGATATTAAAATTACTGGTGTATGCCTTACTGAACAATTTGGTGACACTGGCGACATCAATTTTGAGTGGATCAAAATAATAATAGCTAAGACCCACTTTTTTAGCCAGCCATTGCGTTAAATCTTCCTGCGTTAAAAGCTTACCGTATAGCAGCTGGTTAGATATTTCGCATTCTGCCAGTACTTTTAAGGGATGTTTTTGTCGATTAACGGCTGCTTGTCCATATTGTTTGCATTTTTCTAAATCTGCGACCGACAACATGGCATCTGCTTGCAGCCAATCGATAATCTGATTGATATCTAGCTTTTTGTCTGCTGATTTATGATCTTCCCGCATAGGTATTTATAGAATAGGTGTTATAAGCAATACAAAAAACAGAGAAAAACGATACGTTAGTCAGTGGATAGTATTTATAAACTAATATATTACAAAATATTTATCATTCGCATAGGTTAGATTACAACTGCATTTAACCCAAGCTACGCCGTTGAATTTAAATAATCCGTTCCTAAAGCAAGTACCGTTCAGTCTAGACGTATTTTTAAGGCTCTTTAGGCAGTGAATGGTGCGTTTCCAGATAGAGTTCTTCCAGTTTTTGCCGTGCCCAGGGAGTTTTACGCAAAAACTTCAAACTGGAAGCCAGACTAGGGTCTTTACTAAAACAATTAACCGGTATGCGTTGGCTTAGCGTTTCCCAGCCAAGCTCAGCTTGTAAGCAGATCAGTATCGATTCCAGCGTCAAACCATGTAAAGGGTCATTTGAGCGCGTACTTTTCAATTTATGACAGCCGATTGAGTATCATGGTTGTTTAATTTCAGCTTTTTTAACCCTAATTTTACTACCTGCCAACTCCAAACCATTAAGCACTTGCATGGCAGCTTTAGCTTCACCGGGACTGGGCATTTCCACATAAGCAAAGCCCTTGGACAAGCCAGTGTCTTTATCCATGACCAACTGACAGGATTGCAGTTTACCGTGCTCTTCAAAGATGCTACGCAATTCTGATTCTGTGGTGGTGCGGGCAAGATTACGTATCAATAATTTCATAGCTTCCTAGGTATTAAATAAACAATGAAATTATAGCGCATTTAGCTGTTAGTAATAATTTATCAATGTGTAGTGTAGTTTTACCACACTACACGCTAATCACTTCGAAGTTTAATCGTAGCTATAATGTTTGCGCAAAGGTTTTACCACTTCCCAATGGCTATCTAAACCGGCTTCGAATATGACTAGATCACCCGGTAAAATACGCACGGGTTCACCACCAGCTGGGGTAACAATAATTTCGCCTTCCAGAATATAAGCAGTTTCTGTTTCATCAAAATCAATTGGAAAAGTAGAAATTTCTTTTTCCCAAATCGACCAGTTGGCTACGCCTAAAGCGTCTAAACGTTCCTGACTGGGATTGTGTTCAACAATAATTTTGCTCATCGTATTTCCTTAGAATAAAGTGTCTGTAGAATGCAAATTCTACCATTCTTAGAATCCAGACAACTAACTTCTGCACAGTTTATCAGTGCCAGCCTCCGTATTGGGTAGTCGGATCGCCGCGAAATCCGGTGCTGGTTTTGTTCGCATCTGGCACATGTACACGCTCTTCAGCAGCACGCGTCAGATTACTTAGTGTATAACCGCCCAATAGTTTCGCCTGTTTGGCAATGGCAGTAGTCATGGGATTAATATCGTATTTTGTAGTGGTGGGTTGAATAGCAACACTCAACATTTTTTCGTTATCGTCATTTGCTTTCTCAGGCACATAATGCAATAACACGGGCCAGAGGCTACCAGCCGGTACCTGTAACTGGTAACGCGCGCTATTTTCCAAAATCGTTTCAGCCAGAACGTCCCCATTGAGCGATTTTGCGGTTATTTTGCCCGTTTTAAGCAGTCCACTATTATTGCTTACGGCGCCTTGCAAAATGACCGATTTTTCATATTTAACAGCCGTTTCTTTATGAGTAGATGGGGGTGCATGTTCTTTACCGCAAGCGCTTAACAAGCTAAAAACCAAGATGGGTATCAGTTTATGGCTGTATTTCATAACAAACTCCAATCGCAACAATCTCTCAATCCACGTGCAGTTTTGACAACCCTGCTGCCATCCCCATCGCGTGTTTAACTAATATTTTTTTAACTGCAGGCAAATGATCCAACAATGTTAACCCTGTATTACGCAAAGCGGCTACTGGCAGCCAATCATTGGAAAATAAATTAACCAGGTTATCAGTAAAGCCAATAGTTTTATTGTGATCAGCCTGCCTTTGTTTTGCATAAAGGTTAAGTAATTCGGTTGCCCCCAAATCCCCCTGTTTTTGCTGATGACTGTTTAACAATTCCGCCAGATAGGCTACATCGCGTATGCCTAAATTAAAACCCTGCCCTGCTACCGGATGCAATTGATGGGCAGCATTACCAATAATCACTACCCGTCCGGCCACCATCTGTTCTGCACGAATTAGGCTTAATGGAAAAGCGCGGCGCGGTTCGGTTAACGTAAGTGTCCCCAAGCGATATCCAAAACAATCTTGCAGTTCAGCCAAAAAGTCGGCTTCACTACCGTGTAACAAGCCCTCGGCTTGTTCGTGACTACGTGTCCAAACTACCGATAAATGTTTACCGTGCAATGGCAGCAAAGCCAATGGACCAAAAGACGTAAAACGCTCATAAGCGGTATTTTGATGCGGACGCGTTGCTTTTACGGTAGTCACCAACGCGGTTTGACCATAATCACTAATGCTCTGTGGTATTTCCAGTAACTTGCGTACCGTTGATTGTCCGCCGTCTGCTCCGACCAGCAACTGGGCAGAGATATTCAGCGACTCTCCGTGCTGTTTTAGACTGACATTGACTTCATCAAAACCGGACATAACACCTGCTACGCGGGTTTCATAAAATACATCAATTCCGGTTTGTGCTACCAAATCGGCAACATGCGTTTCAATGTCGCGTGCCACTATCACATAGCCCAGAGCCGCGACACCTTGTTGCTGGGCCGATAAGCGGGTTTTGCCAAAATGCCCACGATCAGATACATGAATATGTTTAATCGCAGTGGCTTTTTCAGCAATGGCTGACCATGCACCTAGCGTTTCTAGTAACTTTACAGTCCCTGCGGCTAGCGCCAATGCACGATCACCACCTGCCGCAGTTGCAAGCTGCTGGCGACTACTTGATTCTACCAGTGCTATGCGCATACCTGTGTCTTTTAAAGCCAACGCCAAACAGTTACCCGCTAGCCCGGCACCAACAATAATCAAGTCATACTGGTTTTGCATTTAAGCACCTCGCATCAAGGCTTCAATATCCGCTATGGTTTTGGGTACAGCCGCTGTCAGCACTTCATGCCCATTAGCAGTCACTAAAACATCGTCTTCAATACGTATACCAATGCCCCGCCACATTTTATCGACACTTTCACAATTTGCCGGTATATACAAACCTGGCTCAACCGTCAGCACCATGCCGGGTTCCAACAAACGCCATTCGTCCTTAATTTTATACTCACCGACATCGTGTACATCCATACCTAGCCAATGACCAATACGATGCATATAAAATTGTTTGTATTTTTCTTCTTTAATCAGTTTACTGACCTTACCTTTTAACAAACCTAACTTTACCAATCCAGCGGTTAGTACTTGCACTGACGCTTCATGGGCAATATGCCAAGCTATTCCTGGCTTTACCTGTTCCAACGCCGCGTATTGTGCATCTAACACTAGTTGATACAATTTTTTTTGCGGTTCGCTAAATACACCGGATATTGGAAAAGTGCGGGTTATATCGGCAGCATAATGTTCACATTCCACCCCCGCATCAATTAATAACAAATCACCTTTGCCTAATTTGTCTTTGTTTTCGGTGTAATGGAGTACGCAGGCATTTTTACCCGCCGCAACAATCGAGGGATACGCTACTGCCCGCAAACCTTGCTGCATAAATTCGTGGGTCAGTTCGGCTTCGATCTGGTATTCGAATAAGCCTGGCTTACAAGACTGCATGGCACGACAATGTGCTTGAGCAGACACGGTAGCTGCGCGGCGCATCAGTTTTAATTCTTCTGTGGATTTAAATAATCGCATTTCGTGCACAATATGTTCCAACGACACCAGCTCACCTGGCGCACTGACACCTGTCCGCGATTGTTTACGTATATTATTGATCCACTCCATGAGTTTATGATCCAGCTCACTGTCTTTACCCATGGGGTAAAATACCTTGCCTTTATTTTCCAGCATTCCAGGTAAAATATCATCCAGATCGGTTATCGGAAACGAATCATCAGCAGCATAATGCTCGGTAGCCCCTTCCAATCCGGCATGCGCACCTTCCCACAAAGCTTTTTTCTCGTCGTATTCTCGGCAAAACAGCACATATTCGCCCTTTTCACGACCAGGAATAAATACAGCCAACGATTCTGATTCGTTAAAACCTGTTAGATAATAAAAATCGCTATCCTGTCGATACGGATAAAGCACATCACGATTACGGGTACGATGCGAAGCACTGGCAATAATGGCAATATTACCCTTACCGATCTGTTTCATCAGGGTGGCGCGACGTTTTTTAAATTCGTTTTGTTTCATGGTTAACTAGTGGCTTTCGTTCGTAGCGGTTTCTAAAAAATAATCTCTGATAGTAAATACGGCTGCACGACAATATTCGCAGACTTCCATCAGTGCATTAGCATCCTCCTCGTCTTCAACTGCGCTGTCAATTTTTGTCAATTCGATAATATCGCGCATGACTTCACCCACCTCGCCAGGCCAATCAACAGTCGATTGTGTATAGCCAATTCCGAACAAAAACCCCTGACACCATAATCTCAAAGCTTCCACCT contains:
- a CDS encoding rhodanese-related sulfurtransferase, which gives rise to MSPIVVCALYKFVSLENFYALRQPLFDLMETHQVRGTLLLAEEGINGTIAGSRQGIDAVLDWLRNDPRLQDLDCKESLTDKTPFNRPKVKLKKEIVTMGVENIDPKRVVGTYVDPKDWNQLIQDPEVIVVDTRNDYEIKVGSFKHAINPHLQSFREFPQYAKDHLDNNKHKKIAMFCTGGIRCEKSTAYLKEQGFEEVYHLKGGILKYLEEVPEQETLWEGECFVFDERVTVNLQLEKGTHDQCNACRLPITENDKASDKYQHGVSCPNCYDNVAPERKARFIEREKQMELAKLRGEAHMGADAAKALIQKRQAKLQKIS
- a CDS encoding GspE/PulE family protein; translation: MREDHKSADKKLDINQIIDWLQADAMLSVADLEKCKQYGQAAVNRQKHPLKVLAECEISNQLLYGKLLTQEDLTQWLAKKVGLSYYYFDPLKIDVASVTKLFSKAYTSNFNILPIAISEDEVVIATAEPFVRTWQQDLAKMHHGTIRCVFANPDEIKRYIEEFYNFSKSLKGAGIQTSNETYRGIGQNFEQLVELSNATDLDANNQHVVNLVSWLFQYAFDQRASDIHIEPRRLQGNVRFRIDGVLHQVYQFPMPIMNAVLSRLKILGRMNIAEKRLPQDGRIKTQNAQGKEIELRLSTMPTAFGEKLVMRIFDPEVLLRNYEQLGFNKQELAIWERMTERSHGIILVTGPTGSGKTTTLYSTLKRLATPEINLCTIEDPIEQIEPTFNQMQVQTNIGLDFASGIRTLLRQDPDIIMVGEIRDLEAAEMAVQASLTGHLVISTLHTNNAPSSITRLLNLGVPYYLIQQTVIGIMAQRLIRVLCHHCKVAVPVELEQWLVLVEPFKVASPKQIYKAVGCKECRNTGYSGRIGIYEIFENSATLQKLILESTDSSLLAKQAVREGMRPLRLSGAEKVAAGLSTIEEVLRVAPERMVF
- a CDS encoding VF530 family protein — protein: MKSTRSNDPLHGLTLESILICLQAELGWETLSQRIPVNCFSKDPSLASSLKFLRKTPWARQKLEELYLETHHSLPKEP
- a CDS encoding RNA-binding protein, which translates into the protein MKLLIRNLARTTTESELRSIFEEHGKLQSCQLVMDKDTGLSKGFAYVEMPSPGEAKAAMQVLNGLELAGSKIRVKKAEIKQP
- a CDS encoding cupin domain-containing protein, which produces MSKIIVEHNPSQERLDALGVANWSIWEKEISTFPIDFDETETAYILEGEIIVTPAGGEPVRILPGDLVIFEAGLDSHWEVVKPLRKHYSYD
- the ubiH gene encoding 2-octaprenyl-6-methoxyphenyl hydroxylase yields the protein MQNQYDLIIVGAGLAGNCLALALKDTGMRIALVESSSRQQLATAAGGDRALALAAGTVKLLETLGAWSAIAEKATAIKHIHVSDRGHFGKTRLSAQQQGVAALGYVIVARDIETHVADLVAQTGIDVFYETRVAGVMSGFDEVNVSLKQHGESLNISAQLLVGADGGQSTVRKLLEIPQSISDYGQTALVTTVKATRPHQNTAYERFTSFGPLALLPLHGKHLSVVWTRSHEQAEGLLHGSEADFLAELQDCFGYRLGTLTLTEPRRAFPLSLIRAEQMVAGRVVIIGNAAHQLHPVAGQGFNLGIRDVAYLAELLNSHQQKQGDLGATELLNLYAKQRQADHNKTIGFTDNLVNLFSNDWLPVAALRNTGLTLLDHLPAVKKILVKHAMGMAAGLSKLHVD
- the pepP gene encoding Xaa-Pro aminopeptidase; protein product: MKQNEFKKRRATLMKQIGKGNIAIIASASHRTRNRDVLYPYRQDSDFYYLTGFNESESLAVFIPGREKGEYVLFCREYDEKKALWEGAHAGLEGATEHYAADDSFPITDLDDILPGMLENKGKVFYPMGKDSELDHKLMEWINNIRKQSRTGVSAPGELVSLEHIVHEMRLFKSTEELKLMRRAATVSAQAHCRAMQSCKPGLFEYQIEAELTHEFMQQGLRAVAYPSIVAAGKNACVLHYTENKDKLGKGDLLLIDAGVECEHYAADITRTFPISGVFSEPQKKLYQLVLDAQYAALEQVKPGIAWHIAHEASVQVLTAGLVKLGLLKGKVSKLIKEEKYKQFYMHRIGHWLGMDVHDVGEYKIKDEWRLLEPGMVLTVEPGLYIPANCESVDKMWRGIGIRIEDDVLVTANGHEVLTAAVPKTIADIEALMRGA